The Candidatus Binataceae bacterium genome segment CACCGCTGTACGGGTGTGCGTAGAGCCCCTACCACGATCGCGAGCATCAGACCGATCTGAAGAGCCGGTGCGCTAGAAGTGCTGTGAAAAACGCCAGCGCCGCGGCCAGCCCTTGCCAATCCTGCCAAAGAGTCTCGACACCTCCGAAGACCGTGATGAAGCTGCCCGTCCAAGGATCGTGAGACCGGAGCATGGGCACGGAATTCGCAATTACATAGAGCATCGGCGCGGCTACAGTCAGAGCGAAAGTCCGATTGAGTGAATTTGTTTTGTAACGCGGGCAGGCCACTAGCATCGGGTCGTTGATCGGCTCGTTGTGTGTGCGGCTAATCAAGCTGATCGTCCGTCTAGAGCTCAACTTGAGGTAAGGCAACGGTCAGGCCGAACCTGACGGTGTACCGTGGGGTAATCCCTGCAAATTGCCGATAGGCTGTCCACTCGCCGGAGACCCAGGTATTGAGTTCAGGCCCTGCGAACCTCCACACTTTCCCGAAACCCGAACTGATCGGAATTGTCGTCGAACCGCCGTGCCGCCAGTTGACGGTCCAAGTCGAATCGGCTGATTTCACATACCAGCCATGGCCAAGTGTGTACGAGATCAGTGGTTGGAGCTTCATTTGACTTTGAGGAGTTGCCGCCGGATTCGTATAGGCGAAGGAAATCGGGTTCTGGAAAAGAACCCCCAGCATCAGATGCGGAACGCCCCGATAAACTGCCGCGGCGGCCGGTCCTACCTCCCAAGCGCGCTTGCCCGCCCCAGGCACTTGGCCGGTCGGGAACACGAATGTCGGTCCCACGGCCCACCCGAATCCGGTCCGTTTCGGATCGGGCCAATTCGAAATGAACAGATCCAACAACTCCATGTCGGCGAACCCGGTTTTGCTGTCGCTGCCCTCTGACGTCGCAAAAGTCTGTAACTTGAACGTAGGTCTTATGACCTGCTGGAAAGGAATAAGCGAGAAGTGGTTTGTTGGAATCACCGCCTGCAATTGGACAGTGTTGGTTTGCGCTGACGTCTCGAAACTCCCAGGGGTGTAGAAATCTTGAAATTTAAGTTGCGTCAGAATCGCGGTCGGATCGTCGACTTCACCTGCCAGTTGGTCCTCTTCGCTCTCGGCGCCGGCTGCGTCGGCCGCGTTTCCCCACGCCGGCGCGCTGCAAGCGACCATCAGCAAGACGATCGAGAGGAGCGCCTGTCCCACAATTTTCATGGAACTTTGTTAGACAACGACTGGATCCGTGATCGGCACGGTGTGGTTCTCCGGCGCTCGCTAATCACTCAAAAGATTACCTTTGACGAGTGGAATTACAGGGTTATTGCGAATTGCAGATTCCACTGCTGGCCGAATACATCAGAATGGACAGGCATGTTCTGCCTCTTGGACGGCAAATATCATTGGTAGTATGCCGATCCAAATAACCTTAGGGGTATGTTAAGAGGAAAAGCTCCTGTTGACAACTGCGCGAGGGCGATTGAACTAGAATTTCTACCTGACATTGAGCGCAACGAGCTTAAAAGATAGTTCGTCGAAAAATGTCCCTGCAGAGTTCCCGCAAGCGGTCCGCGACTATTACTAAATGGTGCGTGACCGGCGTCCATGAATTCCCACGCGGCGCCGGCGGTGACATCCCTACTGATCTCGTATTGGTTGCCGGTCCCGTAGCGTAGCTGACGATCAATCGGCAGGACCGCATTACGGTTCGCCTTGGAACCCGGCGAACTGTCATAGGCAAATCTCGCTGACCAGACCCATTTTTCGGCGACGTGGGATTGCTGCCCGATCGCAATCTGACAGGTATCTGAAAAATGCAGATTCGCCCCAACCGTCTTCTGATTGGTCGCCTAGGTTCCAACTGGGAACTCGCCGAAGGCCTGCCAATTCTCAATCCCACGTTTCCCAGCAAGCGCCAGTTGGGCAATACCTCGTAAACCGCGCTAGCCATCACTTGCTGGGGCTCGGTCATCGGGACGTCGATCCTAAGGTCATATGGCGCGCCGCGCTCACGGAATCATCCGGCATTCGAAAAGCTTGTTGGTGGAAGCCGCTACGGTTAGAGATACCTTCCAGCGCTATCTGCGACTCGGCAGCGTTCACTTCCTCAAGTTGGAGCTCGAGCGCGATGGGATAGGCCAACGATTGCTAGCATACCCAGGCCCCGTCGGTTTGCCGCGTCGCGAGAAGTCAATGCGCACGCCATGATGATAAGCTCATAGGTCCATTAATTGCCCGGTAAACTCCGCGTCATTATCCGCGAATAGGCAGCGCGGCGCGCCGTGTTTCTGTACCAGCCGGTTGAGTACTGCTACTAGCTGTTCACCGCGTAAACGATGACCTAACTCGATCGCCAGGGCTTCGCGGCTGTAGACATCGATCACTGTCAAAGCCCGGAAGCTTTGCCCATTACTCAGTTGGTCGTGCACGAAATCCACACTCCAGGCGTCGTTAACCCGTGTGGGGCGGTAGCGCGCCTCGCGATTTACCGCCGCCTTGCGGCGGCGCGGGCGCCAGCGACGCAGCACCAGGCGCTCTTCGGGTACAGACGATAAACCAGGTTACGGCCCACGCTCCAGCCCTCACGCTTAAGCAGAATGTGTACCCGCCGATAGCCATAACGCACCCGGGTCTGCGCGATCTCATGCATCCGTAGGCGGATGGCCGTGTGGGGCTTGCGCCGGCTCGGCTTGCGCTGGGTCGAGCGGACCTGGAGTGTCAGCGCACAGGCTCGGCGCTCGCTGTAGCGGTGACACGCCGTCACGTAGACCACAACGTCTTTCATGAGCGCTGGCCTGAATTCGGCTCGCGCTACGCGCTCGCCAAGGCCAGCGGCATCCCAGTCACCACGTTGCAAAACTACGCGACGGGTTCGCGGCCGGGCATCGACACCCTCACGACCCTGGCGCGCGTCGCCAATGTCGACGCGACCTGGCTGTTAACCGGCCGCGGCCAGATGCGCGGCGACGGCCAACAATCCGGGGCTTTGCTCGCGGATGTTTTGCTGGTGGATCAACACGATCCCAACGCCTCACTAATCCATCCGACGATCCTCAATCAGCTCCCCTTCAGCCGCCATTATCTCGAGCGCACGCTGGGAATCAGCGAACCTAC includes the following:
- a CDS encoding helix-turn-helix transcriptional regulator, which produces MTRRHVDHNVFHERWPEFGSRYALAKASGIPVTTLQNYATGSRPGIDTLTTLARVANVDATWLLTGRGQMRGDGQQSGALLADVLLVDQHDPNASLIHPTILNQLPFSRHYLERTLGISEPTWQSLLAIAAPAELFDIT